A single Pseudomonas lutea DNA region contains:
- the hrpB gene encoding ATP-dependent helicase HrpB, which translates to MNSLPIDAVLPALRQALADRNEAVLEAPPGAGKTTRVPLALLHEDWLAGQTILMLEPRRLAARAAAERLASELGERVGETVGYRIRLDSKVGPDTRIEVVTEGILTRRLQDDPSLEGVGLLIFDEFHERSLDADLALALTLNGRALFRDEQPLKILLMSATLEGERLSVLLDDAPVISSEGRMFPVTMQWGRPFQPGEFIEPRVVQTVLDALGNESGSVLVFLPGQAEIRRVNQQLADAIGERSDVMLCPLHGELDLSAQRAAIEPAPTGKRKVVLATNIAETSLTIDGVRVVVDAGLARVPRFDPGSGMTRLDTQRISRASATQRAGRAGRLEPGVCYRLWSEAQHDQLAAYGAAEILQADLAGLALQLARWGVEPAHLIWLDLPPAAAYAQAQDLLARLGALTREPGGAWKITAHGQSMAQVPAHPRIAHLLLRGHELGLGALACDVASLLGERDILRGAGADLHSRLTLLAGAERAARGAQGGVQRARQLSRQYRGYLRGAACKAVTDPDHPRWLGALLALAYPDRVAQQRRPGGAEYRLANGRAALFAEPDALMKQPWLVIADLGSRQGQREERIYLAAEFEPALFESVLAEQVTVFDQLDWDEREGVFRAERQRKAGELIISREPLTGLDDSARGQALLALVRRKGLELLPWTPELRQWQARVGLLRQLDLQKLSESEWPDVSNDALLATLEHWLLPYLGKVTRLSHFGNLDLSSILHNLLPWPLPQRLEEWAPHHLTVPSGSSVRLDYSESPPVLAVRLQELFGLADTPRIANGRQSVKLHLLSPARRPVQVTQDLANFWRSTYAEVKKDLKGRYPKHYWPDDPLIAEPTARVKPRK; encoded by the coding sequence ATGAATTCACTGCCCATCGATGCCGTCCTGCCCGCTTTGCGTCAGGCCCTTGCCGACCGCAACGAGGCGGTGCTCGAAGCGCCGCCGGGCGCGGGCAAAACCACGCGCGTGCCGCTGGCGCTGCTGCATGAGGACTGGCTGGCGGGGCAGACCATCCTGATGCTTGAGCCGCGGCGTCTGGCTGCGCGTGCTGCTGCTGAAAGATTAGCGAGCGAGCTGGGGGAGCGCGTCGGCGAGACCGTGGGTTACCGGATTCGCCTGGACAGCAAAGTCGGCCCGGATACCCGCATTGAAGTGGTCACCGAGGGGATTCTCACCCGGCGCTTGCAGGATGACCCTTCGCTGGAAGGCGTCGGGCTGCTTATATTCGACGAGTTTCATGAACGAAGTCTCGACGCTGATCTGGCGCTGGCCCTGACCCTCAACGGTCGCGCGCTGTTTCGTGACGAGCAGCCGCTGAAGATTTTGCTGATGTCGGCAACCCTCGAAGGCGAGCGCTTGTCCGTGTTGCTCGACGACGCGCCGGTCATCAGCAGCGAAGGCCGTATGTTTCCGGTGACGATGCAGTGGGGGCGGCCGTTCCAGCCGGGGGAGTTCATCGAGCCGCGCGTGGTGCAAACCGTGCTTGATGCGCTGGGCAACGAATCCGGCAGCGTGCTGGTATTTCTGCCCGGGCAGGCGGAGATCCGTCGCGTCAATCAGCAATTGGCTGATGCGATTGGCGAGCGCAGTGACGTGATGTTGTGCCCGTTGCACGGCGAACTCGATCTGAGCGCCCAGCGTGCGGCAATCGAGCCCGCCCCCACAGGCAAACGCAAAGTCGTGCTGGCCACCAATATCGCCGAAACCAGCCTGACCATCGACGGCGTTCGGGTGGTGGTCGACGCGGGGCTGGCGCGGGTGCCACGCTTCGATCCCGGCAGCGGCATGACGCGTCTTGATACGCAGCGGATATCCCGGGCCAGCGCGACTCAACGCGCGGGCCGGGCAGGGCGGCTTGAACCGGGTGTGTGCTATCGATTGTGGTCCGAGGCGCAGCACGATCAACTGGCGGCGTACGGCGCGGCCGAGATCCTTCAGGCCGATCTGGCCGGCCTGGCCTTGCAGCTCGCGCGATGGGGTGTCGAGCCGGCGCACTTGATCTGGCTGGACCTGCCGCCGGCGGCTGCCTATGCCCAGGCCCAGGACCTGCTGGCGCGACTGGGCGCTTTAACGCGGGAGCCGGGCGGCGCATGGAAAATCACTGCCCACGGCCAGTCGATGGCGCAGGTGCCTGCCCATCCTCGCATCGCCCATTTGTTGTTGCGTGGTCATGAGCTTGGCTTGGGCGCGCTGGCCTGTGATGTGGCTTCGCTGTTGGGCGAGCGCGATATTCTGCGCGGCGCCGGTGCTGATCTACACAGCCGGCTGACCTTGCTGGCGGGCGCCGAGCGAGCCGCGAGAGGCGCCCAGGGCGGGGTGCAACGGGCGCGACAGTTATCGAGGCAATATCGCGGGTATCTAAGGGGGGCGGCATGCAAAGCGGTCACTGACCCTGATCATCCTCGCTGGCTCGGCGCGCTGCTGGCGCTGGCGTATCCCGATCGCGTTGCGCAACAACGCAGGCCTGGCGGCGCGGAGTATCGGCTCGCCAATGGCCGCGCCGCCTTGTTTGCCGAACCCGACGCGCTGATGAAACAGCCATGGTTGGTGATTGCTGACCTGGGCAGTCGGCAGGGCCAGCGCGAGGAGCGGATTTACCTGGCGGCCGAGTTCGAGCCTGCATTGTTTGAAAGCGTGCTGGCCGAGCAGGTGACGGTGTTCGATCAGCTGGATTGGGATGAGCGCGAAGGCGTGTTCCGCGCTGAGCGTCAGCGCAAGGCTGGCGAGCTGATTATTAGCCGTGAGCCGTTGACCGGTCTGGATGATTCAGCGCGCGGTCAGGCCTTGCTGGCGTTGGTGCGACGCAAAGGCCTGGAGCTGCTGCCGTGGACGCCGGAGTTGCGCCAATGGCAAGCCCGCGTCGGTCTGCTGCGTCAGCTGGATCTCCAAAAGCTGAGCGAAAGCGAGTGGCCTGATGTCAGCAATGACGCGTTGCTGGCAACGCTGGAGCATTGGCTATTGCCGTATCTGGGCAAGGTCACGCGGTTGAGCCACTTTGGCAATCTGGACCTGTCGTCGATCTTGCATAACCTGCTGCCGTGGCCCTTGCCGCAGCGGCTCGAAGAGTGGGCGCCGCACCATTTGACCGTTCCTTCGGGATCCTCCGTGCGCCTTGACTACAGCGAGTCACCGCCTGTGCTTGCGGTGCGCCTGCAGGAACTGTTCGGCCTGGCCGACACCCCGCGCATCGCCAATGGCCGGCAGAGCGTCAAACTGCACCTGCTGTCCCCGGCGCGCCGCCCAGTGCAAGTGACCCAAGACCTCGCCAATTTCTGGCGCAGCACCTATGCCGAAGTGAAGAAGGATTTGAAGGGCCGGTATCCGAAGCACTATTGGCCGGACGATCCGTTGATCGCCGAGCCGACCGCGCGGGTGAAACCGAGGAAATGA
- a CDS encoding DUF6515 family protein, whose protein sequence is MQDQQRRQQEQQQQQRQLQDRQGGLPIQGRPDTVVQTQEPRQGFYRDQPQDSRWRGGDHRPDNGNWQAGRPGGHGDGWGAGPRYRPGYQIDRMPGGYSRVPYRGGDYYYSSGYWYRPQGPRYVVVEPPRGVRVRYLPDYAQQVWLGSSLFFVAAGTYYTYEQNTQEYVVAEPPQGVEPVFSPQQPQQQPIQQAANPYDVVAYPPNGKPQQEIEQDRYDCYRYAVQQSNFDPASAGYQPAPEVLGVYRQAMASCYAGRGYSIQQ, encoded by the coding sequence ATGCAGGACCAGCAACGCCGTCAGCAGGAACAGCAGCAGCAGCAGCGTCAGCTGCAGGACCGTCAGGGTGGCTTGCCCATTCAGGGTCGGCCTGACACGGTCGTTCAGACGCAGGAGCCGCGTCAGGGTTTTTACCGGGACCAACCTCAAGACAGCCGCTGGCGCGGGGGTGATCATCGCCCCGACAACGGCAACTGGCAGGCCGGCCGTCCCGGTGGACATGGCGACGGTTGGGGCGCGGGCCCGCGTTATCGTCCCGGCTACCAGATCGACCGCATGCCGGGCGGTTATTCGCGGGTGCCCTATCGCGGTGGGGATTATTACTACTCCAGCGGGTACTGGTATCGCCCGCAAGGGCCGCGTTATGTGGTCGTAGAGCCGCCGCGCGGTGTTCGCGTCCGCTACCTGCCGGACTACGCGCAACAGGTCTGGCTGGGCAGCTCGCTGTTTTTCGTCGCTGCCGGGACGTATTACACCTACGAGCAGAACACCCAGGAATACGTGGTAGCCGAGCCGCCGCAGGGTGTCGAGCCGGTCTTTTCACCGCAGCAGCCGCAGCAGCAGCCGATTCAGCAGGCAGCGAACCCCTACGACGTAGTGGCCTATCCGCCTAACGGCAAGCCGCAACAGGAAATCGAACAGGATCGCTACGATTGCTACCGTTACGCGGTGCAGCAGAGCAACTTCGACCCGGCCAGCGCCGGCTACCAACCCGCACCGGAAGTGCTGGGTGTGTACCGTCAGGCGATGGCCAGTTGTTATGCAGGGCGGGGGTATAGCATTCAGCAGTAA
- a CDS encoding DUF2788 domain-containing protein has translation MDPAAFEEWMMTLLITGLVGFMGFIVWDLAKKSKAGRFGTFLLFGVLGLGILAFVIKSVVIAYL, from the coding sequence ATGGATCCGGCAGCGTTCGAAGAATGGATGATGACGCTCCTGATCACCGGGCTGGTCGGGTTCATGGGTTTCATCGTCTGGGACTTGGCGAAGAAGTCCAAAGCCGGACGTTTCGGCACCTTTCTTCTCTTCGGCGTGTTGGGCCTGGGGATTCTGGCGTTTGTGATCAAGAGTGTGGTGATTGCGTATCTGTAG
- a CDS encoding Lrp/AsnC family transcriptional regulator produces MSKLDRYDLSILAELQRDARISNQELAERIGLSPSPCSRRVKQLEDDGYIVRQVALLDRKKLGLSLTAYVLIGMDRHTPDRFENFEQHILNLPQVLECSLVTGIDADYQLKVVVPDMDHYQKFLLGHLTRIDGVTSVRSSFVLNQVLASTELPLVHLRG; encoded by the coding sequence GTGAGCAAGCTCGACAGATATGACCTGAGTATTTTGGCCGAACTGCAGCGGGACGCGCGGATCTCCAATCAGGAGCTGGCCGAGCGCATCGGCCTGTCACCCTCGCCCTGCTCGCGACGCGTGAAGCAACTGGAGGACGACGGCTATATCGTGCGCCAGGTCGCGCTGCTGGACCGCAAAAAGCTGGGGCTAAGCCTGACTGCGTACGTGCTCATCGGCATGGACCGTCACACGCCCGATCGCTTCGAGAACTTCGAGCAGCACATCCTCAACCTCCCGCAAGTGCTGGAGTGCAGCCTGGTGACCGGGATCGACGCCGATTACCAGCTCAAGGTGGTCGTGCCGGACATGGACCATTACCAGAAATTCCTGCTCGGCCATCTGACGCGTATCGATGGAGTGACCAGCGTGCGCTCGAGCTTTGTGCTGAACCAGGTACTGGCGAGCACCGAACTGCCGCTGGTTCACCTGCGCGGCTAA
- a CDS encoding cation diffusion facilitator family transporter has product MSTSPEHARLLRLATRASLAVASILIVAKAVAWWLSGSVSLLAGLTDSLLDGAASFLNLLAVHYALRPADDDHRYGHGKAEALSGMAQALFIAVSAFLIGFQAIDRIQHPHPLGDPGLGLLVMVLSIGLTIALLALQHRVVKATGSAAIRADSLHYRSDLLLNFSIMLALGLAYYGYSQLDAYFGLAIAFYILWSAISIARETVSVLMDAELPVDVSAKMLELAEGVPGVLGAHDLRTRISGNHWFVQLHLELPGTLTLSVAHDLCERVETAIQEAFPKAEVLVHADPQEVVNRDGAHQGGPILS; this is encoded by the coding sequence ATGAGCACCAGCCCCGAACACGCCCGCTTATTGCGTCTGGCCACCCGCGCGTCGCTGGCGGTGGCGAGCATTCTGATTGTCGCCAAAGCGGTGGCGTGGTGGCTCAGCGGTTCGGTCAGCTTGCTGGCCGGCCTTACAGACTCCTTGCTTGATGGCGCGGCGTCATTTCTCAATCTGCTGGCGGTGCACTACGCATTGCGCCCGGCCGATGACGATCACCGTTATGGTCACGGCAAAGCCGAAGCGTTGTCAGGCATGGCGCAGGCGTTGTTCATCGCGGTGAGTGCGTTTCTGATCGGCTTTCAGGCGATCGACCGCATTCAACACCCACATCCGCTCGGTGATCCGGGGCTGGGCTTGCTGGTGATGGTGCTTTCGATTGGCCTGACGATCGCGCTGCTGGCGCTGCAGCACCGCGTGGTGAAAGCCACAGGCTCGGCGGCAATTCGCGCGGACTCGCTGCACTATCGTTCGGACCTGCTGCTCAACTTCAGCATCATGCTGGCGCTGGGGCTGGCGTACTACGGCTATTCCCAGCTGGACGCGTATTTCGGTCTGGCCATCGCGTTTTACATTCTGTGGAGCGCGATCTCCATCGCCCGCGAGACCGTGTCGGTGCTGATGGACGCGGAGTTGCCGGTGGACGTCAGCGCAAAGATGCTCGAACTGGCTGAGGGCGTACCAGGCGTGCTCGGCGCGCACGACCTGCGCACTCGGATCTCGGGCAACCATTGGTTCGTGCAACTGCACCTGGAACTGCCGGGCACGTTGACGCTGTCGGTGGCGCATGACTTGTGCGAGCGGGTTGAAACGGCGATTCAGGAGGCATTTCCCAAAGCCGAAGTGCTGGTGCATGCCGATCCGCAGGAAGTCGTGAACCGCGATGGCGCACACCAAGGCGGCCCGATTTTGAGCTGA